DNA from Asticcacaulis sp. ZE23SCel15:
CAGGCCGCACTCGAAGATGGCCAGTTCTCCCAAGCGGTTCTCGACTACTACTTTACCCGCGATGCCGGCAGCACCGAATATACTCAAACGATCATGGAAGCCTCTATGACGGGCGACCTGTTTGAATTGCCTGCGGGGCCTTTGGGTTCGGCGTTCGGTATCTCCATCCGTAAAGATGAAATCGACGACACGCCTGGTCCGCTGTCGATCGCCCAAAACATCTGGGGTAGTACTACCGCAGGGGTTACCCGTGGCGATGATACATTGTCCGAAGTTTACGGCGAACTGGAAGCTCCGGTGTTTCGTAATCTTCCGTTCATTAAAGATTTCAAGGTAAACCTATCGGCTCGTTATTCGAACTACGACAGCGTAGGTTCGGATACGACTTACAAGGTTGGCATGAATTGGGTTGTAGACGATACCTTGCGGATCCGCGCCACCCATGGCACATCATTCCGAGCACCGGCACTTTATGAATTATATTTGAATGATCAGACCAGCTTCCTCGCCCAATCTCAGGTTGATCCCTGCATCAACTACGGTCAGGTCGGCGAAGGCGGTGGCTTCGTTAAAAATGAACAAGTCCGCGCAAACTGTGCCGCTGAAGGACTTCCGGAAGACTACGCCGGTGCGGGTTCTTCGGCTCAGATTTTCACAGGTGGCGGTCTTGACCTGAAGCCTGAAACGTCTGAAGCCACCACATTTGGTATCGTACTTACGCCACCAGATACGGGCTTTAAATTCGCCATCGATTTCTGGAAGATCAAGGTTGAAGATCAGATCAGTTCATCTGGCGCCGGTGTTGTTGGAGCGTGTTACGCGTCGTTTGACTTTCCGACTAATGGCTTCTGTAACCTGTTTGAGCGCAGTACGCTGGATAACAGTATTACAGCCATTGACGCCAGTTACCGTAACATCCCGACCGAAGAAGTCCAGGGCATTGACTATACCGCCGCCTACGAGAAAGAGTTCAACTTCGGTACCTTGGCTATCGATCTTGAAGCCACCTACACTAAGGAATATCTGTCTCAGTTGTTCCCTGGCGATGTGGTCTATGATTACCAGGGTCTGATCGGTGAACCCGAATGGACGGGTCGCGTACAAACCCGCTTTGAGCACAAGGACTGGACCGTCAACTACACTCTGAACTACACGGGTTCGTCCTCAAACATGGATCGCTTCGGCGAAGATGGCACCGTGGGCACAGATATCTTCTACGCAGTTGGTGCAACCTACGCTGCTGAGACGAATGAATTCTACACTCATGATATTAGCGTCCGTTACGAAGCTAAGGAGTGGAGCATTCTGGCGGGTATCTCGAACTTCACAGATGAAGAGCCTCCGATCCTGGGGAATGGTTCATCCTTCACCCGTCTTGGCAATTACCCACTGTCGAGCCAGTACTATGAAGGCTTTCTTGGCCGCCAGTTCTTCCTGCGGGTCAGCAAGGACTTCTAAGGCGACTAATTTTTGATAGAATGTAGGCGGTGAACTTAGGTTCGCCGCCTTTTCTTTTAGTAATTTTCACCAGATGCAATTGTTATTATCATCCGGTCTCAAGTTTAAGTCTTGACGACAGACCGCCCGATCCATCCATGCGATGCTCGGCCTCTTTGACCAGCCATTTGCGCGCATCTATTTCGGCCTTGAAGCCGGTCAGGTAATGGGCCGCTCTGGCGTGATATCGGGGCGACCTAAGGCCAAAGAGATTGAGGTCGTGGCCTTGGAGCGCGCGACGCGCTTATGTTCGGCCTCTGCCGCCTGCCTTGCGCTGGTCTCGCTGGCATAGGTTTTTTTTGAGGCGCTTGGGCTTACCGTCGCCGTTGCCGCCACCGGGCACCACGGTCTTTTTCTCACCCTTAGCGGCGTCGTGATAGCTGGCCTCCACGCCGTTATAGGTGTCGCGTTCCGCCCGCGAATATTCCGGTGAGCCTGTGGTTTGATCGCAGGAAATCGTCTCGGTCGGGATGGCTTTGCCCCTGCGGTCTGGCCCTTGCTGATGGGTGCAAAGATCAGCTTGCCCATGGCGACGCCACCAAAGCGCCTGCCCAGTTCATTGAGGCGGGCGGCGTCAGAGCGCGCGCCGGTGCCAAGCGCCGGGAAAGGTTTGCCGGTCAGGTCGGAATTGATATGGGACGTCAGGCCATTATCGGCGGCTATGGCCCCGATGATATCGCCCACCGTGGCATCTACGAAAGACCGTTCACGGCGGATCGCAAAGCCATCCGTCAAATCGGCCGATCTGGCGCGGATGGTGATGGTGTCGGGATTGCCGCGCCAACTGGCTTCGTCGACCTTGAACGTGCCTTTGCTAATCAGGCCCAAGGGCAGATTGGCACCCTGTTTCCAGCCCAGTTCGACCGTGAGGGTGCGACCAGATGAGGGGATTTCAAGCTGACCGTCTTTGTCATCGAGTACGATTTCCAATTCATCGGCCTCTTCGCCGCGCTTTTCGGTCAAGGATAGGCCGATCAGGCGCGGGCGCATGATGTCGGTCAGGTCGCGGCCATTAAGGGTGACCCGCCATGTGGCAATAGGATGGCGCTTTTCATTAGCCATTACTGCGCCGCCTCGGTCGCGGTCTCAGACTGGGCATCATCGCCGCGCTTAAGTTCGATGGTAAAGTCGGCCTTGCGGTGCATCCCATCGACAAAGAAATTTGAGCGCTTTTCCTCAAGGCTTAAGATGATCCATTCGCCCAGGACTTCGCCAGTGCCGGACACCATAGTGTAGGCATCGCCGGTGTCGGCCAATTCGCGGACCTGCTCAATCGCACCATAGTTCCCGATGACGCCGCCAAAGAGCGCGCCGGAAAGCGTGATGGTTTCTTCGCCGGGCCCAACATATTGCAGGGCCGGACGCGCCATAAAGCGGTCGGTCTGGGCATGACGCCACGACATACGGCGCTGCAGTTCCTGATAGGGCAGGGAAGTCTTATCCGGGCGTAGGATCCCTGTGATTACCGACTTGGCAAATACAAACAGGAGATCATTTGATTTGCGGCGGAACGCTCCGCTAGTCTTCCCGCTACACATCCGCGCGCTTAAGTGAAAGTTCAAAGCAGGCACCACTCAATCGGCTGAGGTCGCCGGGATCAGGGGCCTTGAGGACAAGTTCATTGCCATGGCCCTGCATAATCTGGCGGGCCAGACTGAGGCCGACCCCGGTGCCGGTGGCCTTGGTGGTGTAAAAGGGCATAAATATTTGATCGATCTCGCTCGCAGGAATACCATTGCCCGAATCCTCGATACGCAAACGGACCGTGTCGTCAACCTCTCTCACCGTGAGGCGGACAGTCGGGTCCGTTCCCTCCAGCGCGGCCTGAGCGGCGTTATTGAGCAGATTTCCGGCACAAAGCCACATTTGATCCTCGTCCATAAGGACGGATGTTGCCGGTGGTTCAACATAGTTTAAAACAACACCTTTGTCAGCCCATTGTCCCATAAAGCTTTCGCGCAGGACATCCAGCCATTCTGCTAGATTGGCGGTGCGCACCACGGGTCGCGGCAGGTATGTCAACGCTCTGTAGGCATTAATAAAATTGTGCAAGCCCTCGATGCGCGCCACGACGCGCTCTATGGCCCTGATGGCTGCTGACCGGGACGCCTCTGTGTCATCCCCCAGCAGGTCGAGGGCACTTTTGCTCATGGATGCCACAGGGGTCAGGGCATTCATCAGTTCATGATTCAGCACCCGCAAAAGATCACGAAGTGCAGTGGCTTCGGCCGCGCGCACATCGGCAGATATATCGGTGAGAACCGCCAGAAACGACGTACGATCAGCCTCAGTCATTTCGGCACGGTGCACGGCATAGGTTGCCCCTTTCCAGCGAAGCTGATGCCCAATGCCTGCCAGGTTTTCGTTCTTGTCCAGTAGCGCCTTACGACTGGCGACGGGTAAGGTGTAGGCCACATCGAACAGTCGGCGCGCCGCACGGTTGACCGCGATGACCTGCTCACCGGTTTGCAACAGCAATGGTGAGGGTGTCTCATCAAGCAGCAACTGCAACCTGCGGCGACTTAGTTCCGAAGTAAAGGTCGTGCCGGGTGCTAACCGCCCTATACGCTCCCGAACCTGGCGCAGGGATATGGTGTTCAGACTGAGTGCCACCAGCGCCAAAGCGGCAAGTCCGCACAACAGGGCGCTGGCGAACAGACTGCGAGTCAGAGCCATCCAGCCTAAAGCCCCGAAGGCAAAGATGCCGACCTGAGCCCCAAGCACAATAATGAGACGTCTATAGTCCATGCTTTTCCATACGCCGGTAAAGAGCCGCCCGCGTCAGGCCGAGGTCTTTAGCTGCTGCCGAGATATTGAACTGATGCCGCCCCAGTGCGGCCTGAATCAAGTCGCGCTCGGAGCGTTCCAGATTGAGATCCTTGGGGGGCGTATTGGTGGGCACGCGGCGCGGCGTGTCGATGGCCGCACGGATTGAGGCCAAAAACCGGTCGTTATTCCAGGGCTTAACGACGAAATCCTGAGCGCCCATACGCATAGCCTGAATGGCAATGCTCATGCCCGAATGTCCTGTCACGATGACGACGGCCAGATCGGGAGTCTTAACCAGACATTCTCGTAAAAAGTCGAGCCCCGCTTCACCCGACGTATCTCCGCGCCGGAAGTTCAGGTCCAGCAACAGCACATCGATGGCGTTGGTCCTCAGTAAAGCGCGCGCCTCATCCGGCGTCTGAGCGCCCAGAAAGGTAAATCCCTGCCGCGTCAGTATAAGTTCAGCCGAACTGAGAATATCGGCATCATCATCGAGAAACAGGGCGATTAAAGGATCGGAGGGCATGTTCGATTTCGGACACTTTGAGGCTTTCTGAGACGTGGATTTTGACATCAATTTCTCTAAAAGTCAAATAAAATGAAGTATTTATGCTTATTGCTGAGAGGGTGTTATTCTACTAACATGCCCGATACTCTCCCTCCCTCATCCGCCCCCGCCATGGATCGCCGCGTGACGCGCAAATGGTATCGCCGTGCGCAATATCAGTTAGGTGGCGCGGTTTTTATCGTTGCCGTAGTTACCGCAGGTCTATTTGCCCAGATGCCAGCCACAAATACCGTCAATATCGACATAGGCACGCTCGATATCGGTGAAGCGGTGCGGGCACCCTATCAGGATTATGTCCCTTTGCGGGCCGAAGTCGTCCCGCTGGAAACCACCTATATTACGGCAGAAACCTCTGGTCGTGTCGAATCCATTGCCGTATCAGATGGTGATACCGTGCTGCCGGGGCAGGCCCTGGCTTATCTGGCCAATCCGTCCCTGACACTGGAGGTTTCGGCGCGTGAAGCCGATATTTCCGCGCGACTGAGCGACAACAATAATCAGCTAATGACTCTTAAAACGGCGCAAGAAAATCGTGAGCAGGCTTTGGCTGACACAACTTACGCGCTGAACAAGGCCAAGCAAGAATTGCAGAAACGCGAGACCTTGCGCGCCCGTGATATTATCAGTGAGGCGACGGTTAAACCGTATAGCGACGAAGTCACCTATTTGCAGCAAAGACTTACCGCCCTTAAGTCAGCGCACGTCACTGATGCGCAGTTCTATGCTTCACAACGCCAGCAAATTCAACGCAATGCCGACGACCTGCGTCGTAATTTAGGCGAGGTCCGTGGCGGCCTGAGCGCGCTCATCCTCACGGCACCAACGCAAGGCCGGCTCACGGCATTCAGCCTCAAGCCCGGTCAGGCGGTGAAAGTCGGGGATCCGATGGGGCAGGTCGATTCTGAGGGCGCCTATAAACTGCGTGCTGAGGTCGATGAGTTTTATCTGTCGCGTCTGTCAAGCGGCCTGCAGGCTCAGGCGTCGATACATAATCAACCGGTCTCGGTCCGGCTGTCCAAAGTGTTTCCGCAAGTGAGCAATGGTCGCGTGGTCGTCGAACTGGAGTTTGTGACTAACCCGCCCGCCGATCTTAAACGCGGCGAAACCGTTGATACCCGCCTGTCTCTGGGGCAGACCGAGGTGGCAACCCTCGCACCGGCAGGGAGCTGGCTCAACGACACCGGCGGCGCGTCGGTATTTGTGCTGAACCCCAAAGGCGATAAGGCGACACGGCGCTCCGTCACGGTCGGTCGCCGTAATCCGGAACAGGCCGAAATTCTTAGCGGCCTGAAAGCCGGTGAGCGCATCGTTACGGGCGGCGCACAAAATTATCAAAAAGCTGAACATCTTGCACTCAAGGGCAACTCCGAATGATTGAACTGAAAAATATTAGTCGCCTTTACCGCTCCGATGAGATCGAAACGACGGCGCTTCATGATATCAACCTGAAAATCGGGCGTGGCGAATTCGTTGCCATTATGGGCCCCTCAGGGTGTGGGAAATCGACCCTCCTCAACACTCTGGGCACCATAGATCGGCCGACCTCAGGCCAGTATCTTTTTGACGGGATTGATCTTGCGCAAATGCCGGAAACGGGATTGGCCAAGCATCGCGCGCAGCATCTGGGCTTTATCTTTCAGAGCTTCAACCTGATCGACGATCTGACCATTTATGAAAATATTGAACTCGGCCTCCTATACCGATCAGGCCAGAAGGGATCTCGTCGACAGGTGATTGAGGCGGCTATGGATCGCGTGGCCATCGGCCATCGCGCCCGGCATTTTCCGCACCAGCTTTCCGGTGGTCAGCAGCAAAGGGCAGCGATTGCCAGGGCCATTGTTGGCGACCCCGATCTGATTCTGGCGGATGAGCCGACGGGTAACCTCGATACCGAAAATGGGGCACAGGTCATGGATATTCTGCACGGCCTGAACGCAGCCGGTGCGACCATAATCATGGTCACTCACTCACCCAGCCACGCCGATCAGGCCACGCGCCGCATTGATATCCTTGATGGACAACTCGTTACGTCCGTTGCGCGGGTGCTGTAATGGGACGCTCAACATTCATCGCCTTTTACCGCTCATTCACACGTCATCCGCTGTATGCGCTTCTAAATCTTCTGGGCCTCAGCTTTGGCATCGCGGTTTTTATCGCCCTCAGCCTACTTTACCGGTTTGAAACCAGCTATGAGAACTGGAGCCCCGAACGCGATAAAATACACGTCATCGGTGGGCAGTATTTTTTTCCGGGAATGCCCGACGATATTTTTATCGGCTCAATGGGCGGTTTACTCGAAGAAATGAAGGTCGCATACCCGCACCTCGAGGGTGTTAGGGACTGGAGCAATCCCGTCACGGTTCATAACGGCGCGGAGGTTTATGCCGAACAGATCGAACTGGTTGACGCCAATTATCTGAGTTTCTTCAAGGTGCCTATG
Protein-coding regions in this window:
- a CDS encoding phage tail protein, whose translation is MSWRHAQTDRFMARPALQYVGPGEETITLSGALFGGVIGNYGAIEQVRELADTGDAYTMVSGTGEVLGEWIILSLEEKRSNFFVDGMHRKADFTIELKRGDDAQSETATEAAQ
- a CDS encoding PAS domain-containing sensor histidine kinase, with the translated sequence MDYRRLIIVLGAQVGIFAFGALGWMALTRSLFASALLCGLAALALVALSLNTISLRQVRERIGRLAPGTTFTSELSRRRLQLLLDETPSPLLLQTGEQVIAVNRAARRLFDVAYTLPVASRKALLDKNENLAGIGHQLRWKGATYAVHRAEMTEADRTSFLAVLTDISADVRAAEATALRDLLRVLNHELMNALTPVASMSKSALDLLGDDTEASRSAAIRAIERVVARIEGLHNFINAYRALTYLPRPVVRTANLAEWLDVLRESFMGQWADKGVVLNYVEPPATSVLMDEDQMWLCAGNLLNNAAQAALEGTDPTVRLTVREVDDTVRLRIEDSGNGIPASEIDQIFMPFYTTKATGTGVGLSLARQIMQGHGNELVLKAPDPGDLSRLSGACFELSLKRADV
- a CDS encoding efflux RND transporter periplasmic adaptor subunit codes for the protein MPDTLPPSSAPAMDRRVTRKWYRRAQYQLGGAVFIVAVVTAGLFAQMPATNTVNIDIGTLDIGEAVRAPYQDYVPLRAEVVPLETTYITAETSGRVESIAVSDGDTVLPGQALAYLANPSLTLEVSAREADISARLSDNNNQLMTLKTAQENREQALADTTYALNKAKQELQKRETLRARDIISEATVKPYSDEVTYLQQRLTALKSAHVTDAQFYASQRQQIQRNADDLRRNLGEVRGGLSALILTAPTQGRLTAFSLKPGQAVKVGDPMGQVDSEGAYKLRAEVDEFYLSRLSSGLQAQASIHNQPVSVRLSKVFPQVSNGRVVVELEFVTNPPADLKRGETVDTRLSLGQTEVATLAPAGSWLNDTGGASVFVLNPKGDKATRRSVTVGRRNPEQAEILSGLKAGERIVTGGAQNYQKAEHLALKGNSE
- a CDS encoding ABC transporter ATP-binding protein, which encodes MIELKNISRLYRSDEIETTALHDINLKIGRGEFVAIMGPSGCGKSTLLNTLGTIDRPTSGQYLFDGIDLAQMPETGLAKHRAQHLGFIFQSFNLIDDLTIYENIELGLLYRSGQKGSRRQVIEAAMDRVAIGHRARHFPHQLSGGQQQRAAIARAIVGDPDLILADEPTGNLDTENGAQVMDILHGLNAAGATIIMVTHSPSHADQATRRIDILDGQLVTSVARVL
- a CDS encoding phage late control D family protein encodes the protein MANEKRHPIATWRVTLNGRDLTDIMRPRLIGLSLTEKRGEEADELEIVLDDKDGQLEIPSSGRTLTVELGWKQGANLPLGLISKGTFKVDEASWRGNPDTITIRARSADLTDGFAIRRERSFVDATVGDIIGAIAADNGLTSHINSDLTGKPFPALGTGARSDAARLNELGRRFGGVAMGKLIFAPISKGQTAGAKPSRPRRFPAIKPQAHRNIRGRNATPITAWRPAITTPLRVRKRPWCPVAATATVSPSASKKTYASETSARQAAEAEHKRVARSKATTSISLALGRPDITPERPIT
- a CDS encoding response regulator transcription factor, which codes for MSKSTSQKASKCPKSNMPSDPLIALFLDDDADILSSAELILTRQGFTFLGAQTPDEARALLRTNAIDVLLLDLNFRRGDTSGEAGLDFLRECLVKTPDLAVVIVTGHSGMSIAIQAMRMGAQDFVVKPWNNDRFLASIRAAIDTPRRVPTNTPPKDLNLERSERDLIQAALGRHQFNISAAAKDLGLTRAALYRRMEKHGL